Proteins found in one Asterias amurensis chromosome 13, ASM3211899v1 genomic segment:
- the LOC139946121 gene encoding sialin-like, giving the protein MKLTHQQQLPVEGDDTPRSHHCCKMSSPTKISSSRIVALCSMANFINAADRVIMPIAVVPMSDDYHWNMGVQGWILSAFAYGYISSQVIGGKAALRFGGRMTLGLAVAVWSLATFLTPIFSTTVNALILSRVILGFAEGFCLPTIFHIFAQHVPVEERSRAFGYLVALGSVGQTIASLICPHLSWPMMFYFFGCIGLIWSVVWITMFRDEAPDVDPQLLLNPTLDTTNSVRWMSYVSHRGLWAIYAAHFAMNWSNYIVLSWLPTYLQRHLGANAKDISFTALPYVMNSLLGVAAGHYADSLISKKQWTVLSVRRLMTSIGLIGPSLFLLCFSYVDSLALAVCFVSISLGLCGCNSSGHMSNHPDVAPNHAGITFAISNTLATIPGLACGPVTALIVDYTGYWYPVFALASAVNIGGALIYFSQSSASQIL; this is encoded by the exons ATGAAACTAACCCATCAGCAGCAGCTTCCAGTTGAGGGGGACGACACTCCTCGTTCCCATCACTGCTGCAAGATGtcttctcccaccaaaatctcCAGCTCCCGTATTGTGGCCCTGTGCTCCATGGCTAACTTTATCAATGCCGCGGACCGTGTGATCATGCCGATTGCTGTAGTACCAATGTCAGATGATTATCACTGGAACATGGGTGTACAGGGATGGATTCTCAGTGCCTTTGCATATGGCTATATCAGCAGTCAG GTGATTGGAGGCAAAGCAGCGCTCAGATTTGGCGGCAGAATGACCCTTGGCCTGGCTGTTGCAGTCTGGTCTCTGGCAACCTTCCTTACTCCAATTTTCTCAACGACGGTCAACGCTCTCATCCTGTCCCGTGTCATTCTTGGTTTTGCAGAAGGCTTTTGTCTCCCAACAATCTTCCACATCTTCGCTCAGCATGTGCCAGTTGAGGAGAGATCTAGAGCCTTTGGCTACCTGGTTGCCTTGGGATCAGTGGGACAGACAATTGCTTCCCTG ATTTGTCCTCATCTATCATGGCCGATGATGTTTTATTTCTTCGGTTGCATCGGTCTGATCTGGTCAGTGGTGTGGATTACAATGTTCAGAGATGAGGCTCCGGACGTTGATCCACAACTTCTCTTAAACCCTACA TTGGACACAACAAACAGTGTAAGGTGGATGAGCTATGTATCCCATCGAGGGCTATGGGCCATCTATGCAGCACACTTTGCCATGAATTGGTCCAACTACATCGTGTTGTCATGGCTGCCTACCTATCTGCAGAGGCATCTTGGTGCTAACGCTAAGGATATTAGCTTCACAGCGTTGCCATACGTCATGAATTCTCTTCTTGGAGTCG CGGCTGGTCACTACGCAGATTCACTGATATCCAAGAAGCAGTGGACAGTGCTTTCTGTTCGGCGGTTAATGACCAGCATCGGTCTGATTGGTCCCTCGTTGTTTCTACTCTGCTTCAGCTATGTGGACAGCCTAGCCCTAGCAGTATG TTTTGTGTCGATATCGCTTGGATTGTGCGGCTGTAATTCATCGGGTCACATGAGCAACCATCCCGACGTTGCTCCAAATCATGCTGGCATAACATTTGCCATATCCAACACACTG gCCACAATACCTGGATTAGCATGTGGTCCCGTCACAGCGCTCATAGTTGATTACACAGGATACTGGTACCCGGTCTTTGCCCTGGCCTCTGCTGTCAACATTGGGGGCGCTCTCATCTACTTCAGCCAAAGCTCAGCCAGCCAGATTCTCTAG